From one Streptomyces chromofuscus genomic stretch:
- the grpE gene encoding nucleotide exchange factor GrpE, whose protein sequence is MTEETPGFEEKPDVPSGATPDDAEPKAAREEGAAPAGDASADAGLLAQLDQVRTALGERTADLQRLQAEYQNYRRRVERDRITVKEIAVANLLTELLPVLDDIGRAREHGELVGGFKSVAESLETVAAKMGLQQFGKEGEPFDPTIHEALMHSYAPDVTETTCVAILQPGYRIGERTIRPARVAVAEPQPGAQTVKPAEESDTQADDKENGGPDEG, encoded by the coding sequence GTGACGGAGGAGACCCCGGGCTTCGAGGAGAAGCCCGACGTCCCCTCCGGCGCCACCCCTGACGACGCCGAGCCGAAGGCCGCTCGCGAAGAAGGAGCGGCCCCGGCCGGGGACGCAAGCGCAGATGCCGGTCTGCTGGCACAGCTGGACCAGGTGCGTACGGCGCTCGGTGAGCGCACGGCGGACCTCCAGCGCCTGCAGGCCGAGTACCAGAACTACCGCCGGCGAGTGGAGCGGGACAGGATCACGGTCAAGGAGATCGCGGTCGCGAACCTCCTGACCGAGCTGCTGCCGGTGCTCGACGACATCGGGCGGGCCCGGGAGCACGGCGAGCTGGTCGGCGGCTTCAAGTCCGTCGCCGAGTCGCTGGAGACCGTGGCGGCCAAGATGGGCCTGCAGCAGTTCGGCAAGGAGGGCGAGCCCTTCGACCCGACGATCCACGAGGCCCTGATGCACTCGTACGCGCCGGACGTCACGGAGACGACCTGCGTCGCGATCCTCCAGCCGGGGTATCGCATCGGCGAGCGCACCATCCGCCCCGCGCGGGTGGCCGTCGCCGAGCCCCAGCCGGGCGCGCAGACCGTGAAGCCCGCCGAGGAGAGCGACACGCAGGCCGACGACAAGGAGAACGGTGGCCCGGACGAGGGCTGA